The genome window GAAGAGGTCCATGCCGCACCTCCTCTTCGCAGGTCCTGCTGGGACTGGAAAGACCACTACCGCCTTGGCCCTAGCTCACGACATCTACGGTTCCGAAGAGCTCTTGAGGGCCAACTACATGGAGCTCAACGCGAGCGATGAGAGGGGCATTGACACCATAAGGACGAAGATAAAGGACTTCGCCAAGACGGCGCCCTTTGGCGATGTCCCATTCAAAATAATACACCTTGATGAGGCGGACAGCCTCACGGCCGACGCTCAGCACGCCCTCAGGAGGATAATGGAGATGTATTCTGCCACCACGAGGTTCATTCTGGCCTGCAACTACTCCTCGAAGATAATAGAGCCTATTCAGTCGAGATGCGCGGTCTTCAGATTCGGTCCTATACCGGAAGAGGCCGTCAGGGAGAGGCTCGTGATGATAGCTGAGAAGGAAGGCGTGAAGTACACTGAGGAGGGCATATCAGCCATTGTATATGTGGCTGAGGGGGACCTCAGGAGGGCCATAAACCTACTGCAGACCGCTTCGGCTATGGCGGACGAGGTGGATGCCAAGGTCGTTTACAGGGTAGCGGGTCTCGCCCATCCCGAGGAGGTGAGAGGGATGATAAACGCTGCACTGAAGGGGAGGTTCATCGCCGCTAGGGACATGCTCAGGAACCTCATGATAAACTACGGGATGTCCGCTCAGGACGTTATCAAGCAGCTGAACAGGGAGATCATAGCCAGCAAGTCCATTCCAGATAATATGAAGGCTCAGCTCATGGTGTTCCTCAGTGAGGTGGACTTCAGGGTGACCGAAGGCGCCCACGGGGATGTCCAGCTTGCGGCCATGTTGGCCAAGCTGGTCGAGCTAGGTGAGTCCCATGGCGGACCTTCCTTGGACTGAGAAGTACCGTCCTAAAAGCTTGGATGGGATTAAGGGGCAGAATAAGGCTGTTAGTGAGATAAGGGAGTGGATGAGAAGCGTAAGGGCTGGCAAGGTGAGCAAGGCCCTGCTACTGGTAGGTCCGCCCGGATCGGGTAAGACCTCGGCAGCTTATGCGATAGCTTACGAGCTGGGATATGATCCAGTGGAGGTCAACGCCAGCGATCTCAGGGACAGGATCCATCTCAAGTACGTGGTAGAGAGCGCCAAGGCAGTCAGTCTGCTTACCCTTAGCAGGAGGCTGATAATATTGGATGAGGTAGATGCTCTTCCCAGCGAGGGAGGGGCTTTGGTGTCTTTGGTGAAGGAACTGATAACTAAGGAAGGAGTTCCTGTTGTGATGACGGCAAACGATCCCTATGAGAGACACCTCTATGAGATAAGATCGCTGTCAAAGGTAGTCAGATTTTACAGACTACGGTGGACCACTGTCCTCTCCGTACTCAAGGAGATATGCAGGAAAGAGGGCGTGAAGGTACCCTATAACATCCTGAGGCAGATAGCCGTCAATTCACAGGGAGATCTCAGAGCAGCCATTAACGATCTCGAGAGCCTCATTAAGGGCAGTCACAAACTTTCTGAGGTTATTGGAAAGAAGTTCGGTAAGAGAGATGTCGAGGCTGATGTATTCAAGGTACTCACAGCCGTGTTTTATGGAGAGAACTGTTATTCTGCCTATCTGACGTCCCTCAATACAGATGTGGATCCTGACATGCTCTTCAGGTGGGTCGAGGAGAACTTACCCTACGTTTACAAGGGGAGAGCCCTCTCTAGGGCCTATGACTATCTATCCTACGCTGATATCGTGAGGAGCCGCATAATAAAGACGAATAACTGGAAACTTTTGGTTTACTACACTCAATTAACGACCTACGCGGTATGCACGGCCAAGGAGGCCAAGCCTCAGGGGGTGAAGATGAAGTTCCCTGAGATAATCAGAAAGCTCGCTACGACCAAGGAACTCAGGGCTAAGACGAGAGAGTTTCTGTCTAGGCTTGCTAGGGAACTTCACTTACCGACGAAGACTGTGAGTATGGAGATAGTCCCTATACTCATAGCTGATAGCAAGAGGGAGGGCAGGATCATAAAGAGATTGGAGAGGGATCTTGGGCTGAGGGAAGAGGACATTAGGGAAATACTGGAGGACCTAGAGGAGCACTACAAGTTAGAGATTAGAGGCTAAGGGGCTCAATTCCTCTCTCAATACCTCCTTTAGCTTCTCCTGTAGCTTGTCCGCTGGTATAGAGCCGAGAGATATCAGGGTAGTCTGCCCCTTCATTCCCTCGCCCGACTTCTTTGCCTCCAAGAACCCCATGTTCTTGAGGTTCCTGACCCTCTTCCAGATGGCCGTGTACTTATAGGGGAGAACACCTAACTCTTCACACAGGAGCCTATACTCCTCCAATAGATCGCCCATCTTTATCCAAGACCTCCCAGATGAAGCTAGCCTCTTAGACACCGCTAGGAGCAGTATCTTGTCGTGAAGATCCAAGGGAGTCAGCGAGTCCTCCGTTATCCCGATGACCCCGATCCTCGAGGCCGCCTCACTGACCATGTCCGGAGTTATCTTAGACAGATCAGCCTCTTCTGACAGCCTAGCTGCTAAATACAGTATCTTCAGGGCCACTCTAGCGTTACCCATGTGTTCTGACAGCTCTACAACCTTACCCACGATCTCATCGTCGAAACTTCCCTCTTCCAAGGATTCCTCAGCCCTGTACCTCACTATAGCCTCCAGCTGCTCCGAGGTGTATTTCTCTAGGGGGAGCCTAGTCACCATGAAGGACCTTATCGAGTCATCCATCATGTACGGCGGATCCCACCTAGCGACCACCACGAGAGTCGGTGATTTGGGCGCATCCCCTTCATGAAGCCTCAGGAGGGTGTAGACTAGGATATCTCCATCCCTGAGGTAGTCTACCTCGTCCAGAACTATTAGCAGATCCCTGTCCTCTCCAGATAACACCTTCTCAAGTATCAACACGACCTCCTCGTACGAGAGCCCCCTATCTGGTACTCCGGGGAGGAGGGAAGAGACCACCCTTTGAACGACGGAAGTCGGCGTCCTGTAGGTCCTGCAGTTGATGTGAACGACGTCTAGGGAATTCAGTTTCTCCTTCAATCTTGCGGATGATAACTTGGCTACCGACGTCTTACCCACTCCCGGCTCTCCTCGGATGAGTATGAGCCCCTCGGTCAGGCCATATCCGCTGGCCAGTGTATTAACTAAGAGATTAACCTCTTTCTCCCTATGTGGCAGCTTGGGTGGAGTATATGACTCCGAGAACTTGTGGGGATCCTTTATTATCGGTATTTCACATCACCGAGTGTTACGTCGCGATGAGAAATAATTTCATTGTGGTCCCCTATAGAGAAGGGGGTTAGGTGAAAGTATTACTTTCTCCTCAGGGACCTCCTATAGAGGAGATAGCTAGCCATCTCGAGCATCACGATTCCTAGAGACACACCTGCCACGACTGCATCGGGACTCACGGGATAGATAGGTATCTCATTGGCCAGCTTGAGGGCGTAGGTCAGGTTGGAGCCCACCCTTCTAGGGGCTAGTGTGGAAAACTTGTAATAGAGGTCGAAGAGCTCCTTGGCCTTCTTGGCCGCTTCCTCGTCTAACGAGAGAGTGGAGGATCTCCTGATCTCCGCGATCTTACGCCTTATTTGCTCCAGCATTCTAACTTCCTCCTGAGTGTGATTGACTATCCCTAGGAAGAACCAGCCGCTGTATCCAGACGATTCTCTAGTGTCCACAGTGGGACTCTTTAACACCCATGAGACCACGACTCTGAGCTCCTTGGACATATTAGCTAGGTAGATAGCGTTTGGAGATGGTCTGGAAATACTTACCACGTAATTCTTCGGCAGGATGACCGTTAAGTTGAGAAGATCTAATTCTTTCACGAATAGCTTCGTTATGTTGCTGTAATCCTCTCTAGTAGTGTATATTATACCTTTCCTCCCCTCTGACTCTTTCGGGGCCCCTTTCTTGGCTTCTAGATCCATCGTGAGCAGTAGATCTATTCTCTTAGACTTATTGCGGTATATGCTTCTGTGGATCTCCGCTTTCAGGTCAGTGGGATAGAATTCCATGTCACCCCCTATATAGGGCCCTTTTACCGTCCCTTTTATACTCTTTAAGAAGTTCTTCGTGTAGTTCTGTTCACCACCGGTTTGATTAAGTAGTCTCTCTAGGTCGTTAGCCCAGAGCCCATACCAGCTGTAATTGACCACTACCTTGGCCGTAAACTCATCCTTGAAGAAGAATGTAGCTTGGGTGCTCACATAGTGGGGCTTCTCCGAGAGGATCTCTGCCTCAGATATATGGGCTATAGGAATGAGTATAGCGAGCATTAGGGATACCACGAGCGCGCCTTTGCCTATTTTTGTGCCATTCATCGAACACACCTTAGTCTGGAGGTATGCAACACTTTTTCATTGGGCTAGATTATATAAACGTAGTTGGGGCTTAGACGTAGCCTAGAATAAGTGAGGGTCCTATGAATGCCAGATGAAAGCGATGTCAGGGTAGTAGAAGCTGGTTATATGCGCTGGATGCTCAGAGCCAACCCCTTCGCCTACCTGAGCAGTGAGAGCTTGGAAGAAGTGAGGACTCTACATGTCGACACGGATGTGGACGAAAGACTAGCTCAGCTGATTGACGAGGTCATAAAGGGTAAAAAGAAGCACCTTGTTTTTCTGGTCGGCGAATTTGGAACTGGTAAGACCCACAGGCTGAGGTTGATCAGCGAGATTCTCCTTGATGTGCCGACCTTCTACGTGAAGATAGATGTGGACGATTATGAAGCTTCCCTCTACAGGATAGCTACTAATGTCAAGAAGATGCCTCCTCTGAAACCTCTCCGAAGGAAGTTTCCGAGAGACCCAGACTCTCTCTTCTCTATCATAAAGGAAGAGCTCAACAAGTACGATGTCGCAATACTCATGCTGGACGAGGTGGAGAACATTGTGATCTCGGGGACCAGAAAAGACGCTGAACTATTCTCCGAGTTTATAAGGCGGCTGTACAAGGGAATGGAGCCCGGCCGAATGTTGATAATAGCCTGCATACCTCCTGCCTATGATATAATGAAGAGGCTCCTTGGCAAAATACCCCACGATAAGATCGAAATGAGGACTATCAGTCCCGAGGAAGCTAGTAAAATATTGAAGAAGAGAATACAGCACTATAGAGACGTATTAAACGAGGAAGCGAGGGGTCTCAACTTAGGTGAGCCTTTCACGGAAGACTTGGTCAGGAAGATGAATGAGCTTGCTGGAGGAAATCCGAGGAGGTTGATGAAACTGGCCAGAAATCTACTAGCCATGTTAACTAGGGAACTCAAGGAAAGCGGGAAACTCAGCCAAGATAAGATACTCAACCTGATTTCCGAGGCCAGCGAGGAGAGGGAGATCCCCAATGAGGAAGAAGGGGAAGAAGTGATTCTAGAGGATATAAGGCCCGAGATAGCTATACTGCGTAAGAAGTTCCCACCAGGAACCACTTTCTCGCTTATAGAGGCTTCTAAGGCTCTAGAAATGAAGCTGACTCGAACGAGAGAGTTACTACAAGAGCTCATGGAGGAGGGGCTTATAGAAAAGGCTCCTGGAGGGAGGTTCCTTCTCAGGAGCTAATTTCTCCAGATACCTCAGTATCGAGCCCCTCTAAAACGCTCTTAAGGGATTCCCTCCATAGTTGCAGGACATCCTTCGTTTCCATCTCCTTGAACGGTTCCTCCTCAAGGAACCTGTCGATTGATTGAATGATCATGAGTAACTCGTCCTTGTCCATCCTGATGCTTTTCCCCAACAGGCTCCTCTCCTCGAAGTTGCCCTCTCTCAAGCTCTTCACTACCACCTGCAGATGCTCACGTATGACTGAGCCCTCGTCGTAGCTCGAGAGCGCGCTAGAGATCCTATTCAAGAGATCATCCTCGACCGACCCCTTTTTCCTGTACTCCAGAAGAGCCTTCGACAGTAGTTCCGGTAGTTCCTCCACTACAGAGCTGTCCATACTCACATCCCCGGAAGGGGGGAGGAGGCATTAATAATATCATCCCCCTCCACGTATAAGCTGGGGGGATGATGTAAAAGGGCCCTCTGATCCGTGAAGACGATCTTGAGTCCTGACTCCCCCAGAGAATCCTCTATTGTTCCTGAACTTCCTCTTGCACATGGGAGGGATGAAAAACTTTATTTAAGGGACCTCCCACACCACAAGGGGCCGGTGGTCTAGCGGCTATGACGCCGCCTTGACGAGGCGGAGGTCGGGGGTTCGAGTCCCCCCCGGCCCACCAATGAGAAAAGAGGGACAAGAATATGGCCAGGTACTCGGTTTCTAGGCTCGCTGGTAAACCCATAATAACGGACAAGGGGCTCATGCTAGGGGAGGTTACCGATCTGGTTGTCGATGAGATAACTGGTAAGATGATCTCCCTAGTGGTGAGGAGCAGCAGGGGAGCAGCTGATGCGTTGCTGCAGAAGCTGAAAAAAGACAGGAAGGGCAACGTTCTTATCCCATACTCCACAGTGAAGTACATAAGGGAAATGATCGTTGTGGATGAGCGTCTCCTGAAGGTGTACATAGCCACTAAGGGTTAGTCAAAGGCAGCTTCCACAGCGAAGGACCTTAACTCCTCTGTTAAGAGGGTAAGTATCGCCTTAACCTTCAGGACGTTAGGAACATCCTCCTCGCTCCAATAGAGTGGTACATTATTCCTACCCATCAGATTCAGCAACTCATCTACTCTTTCAATCAAATATTCTACTTCTAGGGGGCTGGGATCTGGGAGCGATCCCCTAGCGAACCTCCTTATCTCCGCATTCTTCTCTAACACTAGGGTTAGCGACACCATTCCTTCCTCTAGGATGAGGGAAGATGTTTTTATTACGGAGGAGGCGTGGCAACGAAGAGGTGAAAGTTTGATGGGAATAGAAGCCACTCTAGAGACCCTAGAAAGAGATCCCGTGTTCGACATAGAGGTGGCTAAGTTCAAATCCAAGGATGGATCCATCACCCTATTACTGGAGCTACCTAAAGATCTAAAAGATCTAATCAACCTGAAAAAGGGATCTAAGGTCCTGATAGATCTAGGCGAGGAGGCCGACGGTGATTTGATCATGAAGGGAATTGTCTATAAGCTAGATGAAGGAGAAAAGAGGATCGAGGTGTCCTTTCACGGTCTCTGGCTGAGGATGTCTTATAAGAAGAACCCGTTCGACTTGGAAGAGGGAAAGGAGGTATACCTAGTGGTGAAACTCCTCAAGTAGATGAAGTATCTTAATATTTATGAAAATTTTATTTGATTTACACGCAAGAAATGATTAAAAATGTGAGAAATTCATGCTATAATGTATGAGGAGATGTCCATTATGCGGATCCCCCCTCCATGATGAGGGAGGATTGCTAGTCTGCGGGAATTGTGGATTCATAGCCGACGAAGACCTAGTCCCCAGTGTGTTTGACCGCAATGATTCTCCGATGATGAGTAGAAGCAGATCATTGGAGCACATAGGAAGGGAACTGGGTCTCTCAGATGAAGTCGTTAAGCTAGCTGAAGAGCTCGTAAGGGCATATAACTCCTTGCATGGCAGGATTCACGCACCTTCGATACTCTTAGCAGCCTTGATAGTGGCTAGCAGGCTGCAAGGATCACCTATCCCCATAAAAGAGGCGATAAAACGTCTCTCTATCGGAGTATCACCTTCGAGAGTAGCCTTCTATGTGGGAAAGATCGAGGAGCTGATGCCCAGGAAGAGGATCCCTTGGGAGGGTTACATAAACTACCTGATAGTCAAGATGTCCAGGGACGAGAAATTCATGAGGAAACTGGAAAGGGCTTCAGGTAAAGTGGATCCAAGACTTCTCTTGGAGAGGCTCAGAATGAGAGCACTGAAGGAAATGAAGGAACTGAGAAACAGAAAGAGATCCATCTTGGTAGGGAGGAACCCCGTGTACATCGCTGCCGCAGTTGTGTACATGGCCGGAAGGAAGATAGGGATGAGATACCTCTCACAAGGAACGATCGCTGATCTGCTAGGAGCCAACAGATCGACTATCTCCAAGGTCTTAGGCTTGGTGAAATGATGGAGGAAAAACTGGAGCTTGAGTCCATAGAGCATCAGATAGAATACTTGTTCTTCAGGTTAGATGACATAATCTCTAGGATACGTGAAATTGAATCTAGATTGGAACTGCTGGAGAGGAAGGTCCTCTATGAGGGCTGATACAGGAGATATGCCTGTCATAGTGACTTTCATCCTACTAGCGGGCATTTTAGTGTACAAGAGAGGACATCAGCTCCTACTCTCTCTGGATTT of Thermoproteota archaeon contains these proteins:
- a CDS encoding replication factor C small subunit yields the protein MDQEDVIRALKGFVEKRSMPHLLFAGPAGTGKTTTALALAHDIYGSEELLRANYMELNASDERGIDTIRTKIKDFAKTAPFGDVPFKIIHLDEADSLTADAQHALRRIMEMYSATTRFILACNYSSKIIEPIQSRCAVFRFGPIPEEAVRERLVMIAEKEGVKYTEEGISAIVYVAEGDLRRAINLLQTASAMADEVDAKVVYRVAGLAHPEEVRGMINAALKGRFIAARDMLRNLMINYGMSAQDVIKQLNREIIASKSIPDNMKAQLMVFLSEVDFRVTEGAHGDVQLAAMLAKLVELGESHGGPSLD
- a CDS encoding replication factor C large subunit; the protein is MADLPWTEKYRPKSLDGIKGQNKAVSEIREWMRSVRAGKVSKALLLVGPPGSGKTSAAYAIAYELGYDPVEVNASDLRDRIHLKYVVESAKAVSLLTLSRRLIILDEVDALPSEGGALVSLVKELITKEGVPVVMTANDPYERHLYEIRSLSKVVRFYRLRWTTVLSVLKEICRKEGVKVPYNILRQIAVNSQGDLRAAINDLESLIKGSHKLSEVIGKKFGKRDVEADVFKVLTAVFYGENCYSAYLTSLNTDVDPDMLFRWVEENLPYVYKGRALSRAYDYLSYADIVRSRIIKTNNWKLLVYYTQLTTYAVCTAKEAKPQGVKMKFPEIIRKLATTKELRAKTREFLSRLARELHLPTKTVSMEIVPILIADSKREGRIIKRLERDLGLREEDIREILEDLEEHYKLEIRG
- a CDS encoding AAA family ATPase; the protein is MKDPHKFSESYTPPKLPHREKEVNLLVNTLASGYGLTEGLILIRGEPGVGKTSVAKLSSARLKEKLNSLDVVHINCRTYRTPTSVVQRVVSSLLPGVPDRGLSYEEVVLILEKVLSGEDRDLLIVLDEVDYLRDGDILVYTLLRLHEGDAPKSPTLVVVARWDPPYMMDDSIRSFMVTRLPLEKYTSEQLEAIVRYRAEESLEEGSFDDEIVGKVVELSEHMGNARVALKILYLAARLSEEADLSKITPDMVSEAASRIGVIGITEDSLTPLDLHDKILLLAVSKRLASSGRSWIKMGDLLEEYRLLCEELGVLPYKYTAIWKRVRNLKNMGFLEAKKSGEGMKGQTTLISLGSIPADKLQEKLKEVLREELSPLASNL
- a CDS encoding ATP-binding protein, whose product is MPDESDVRVVEAGYMRWMLRANPFAYLSSESLEEVRTLHVDTDVDERLAQLIDEVIKGKKKHLVFLVGEFGTGKTHRLRLISEILLDVPTFYVKIDVDDYEASLYRIATNVKKMPPLKPLRRKFPRDPDSLFSIIKEELNKYDVAILMLDEVENIVISGTRKDAELFSEFIRRLYKGMEPGRMLIIACIPPAYDIMKRLLGKIPHDKIEMRTISPEEASKILKKRIQHYRDVLNEEARGLNLGEPFTEDLVRKMNELAGGNPRRLMKLARNLLAMLTRELKESGKLSQDKILNLISEASEEREIPNEEEGEEVILEDIRPEIAILRKKFPPGTTFSLIEASKALEMKLTRTRELLQELMEEGLIEKAPGGRFLLRS
- a CDS encoding PRC-barrel domain-containing protein, producing the protein MARYSVSRLAGKPIITDKGLMLGEVTDLVVDEITGKMISLVVRSSRGAADALLQKLKKDRKGNVLIPYSTVKYIREMIVVDERLLKVYIATKG